Proteins from one Monodelphis domestica isolate mMonDom1 chromosome 6, mMonDom1.pri, whole genome shotgun sequence genomic window:
- the LOC103100852 gene encoding zinc finger protein 511: MQLPPGLLARLGPGPAGGFSESSPSPVPQLPVARHPIAGAAPFRFVPRAQSLPRGHPLFEDGDIQRHAYLQDVVQRVSQGPEPGRTLPAFGCSVAGCPQLFESLEAFEHHYRVLHSHVCASCRRSFPTERLLDAHVLEWHDALFQLLAERQSMYQCLVEGCALRFASSRQRREHLIGTHRYPPDFRFDQPRKARRPGQGQPGKGLEGAPEPLQQQQEEAEAMEVCPSAQEVPSGAPKRTYSRRIPATICFGQGAARGFKSKEKKRLPRSETHPE; the protein is encoded by the exons ATGCAGCTGCCGCCGGGGTTACTGGCTCGTCTGGGTCCGGGCCCGGCTGGGGGCTTCTCTGAGTCGTCCCCATCCCCGGTGCCCCAGCTGCCCGTGGCCCGACACCCCATCGCCGGGGCCGCCCCCTTTCGCTTCGTGCCTCGGGCTCAGAGCCTACCACGGGGACATCCGCTGTTTGAG GATGGGGATATCCAGAGACATGCGTACCTGCAGGATGTGGTGCAGCGCGTGTCGCAGGGCCCCGAGCCCGGGCGGACGCTGCCCGCCTTCGGCTGCTCGGTGGCCGGCTGCCCGCAGCTGTTCGAGAGCCTGGAGGCCTTCGAGCACCACTACCGGGTGCTGCACTCGCACGTGTGCGCCTCGTGTCGCCGCTCCTTCCCGACGGAGCGGCTGCTGGACGCGCATGTGCTCGAGTGGCACGATGCCCTCTTCCAGCTGCTGGCCGAGCGGCAGAGCATGTACCAGTGCCTGGTGGAGGGCTGCGCCCTGAGGTTCGCCAGCAGCCGCCAGCGCCGGGAGCACCTGATCGGCACCCACCGCTACCCCCCGGACTTCCGCTTTGACCAGCCCCGGAAGGCTCGGCGGCCGGGCCAGGGGCAACCTGGGAAGGGACTGGAGGGGGCACCGGAGCcactccagcagcagcaggaggaggcAGAGGCCATGGAGGTGTGCCCTTCCGCCCAGGAAGTGCCCTCCGGGGCCCCTAAACGCACGTACAGTCGCAGGATCCCAGCCACCATTTGCTTTGGCCAAGGTGCAGCTAGGGGGTTCAAGAGCAAAGAAAAGAAGCGACTTCCGCGGAGTGAGACCCACCCTGAGTGA